A genomic region of Polyangiaceae bacterium contains the following coding sequences:
- a CDS encoding DUF4280 domain-containing protein, which produces MATLACMGAMMQCSFGAAPSSLVVLPANRVLQSLPIANIMDNKPFVNILPFAMCMSMANPAVASATAAAFGVLTPMPCTPMTAAPWVPGTPTVLVGNMPALDMNSKCMCSYGGVISILSPGQFVVQA; this is translated from the coding sequence ATGGCAACGCTAGCGTGCATGGGAGCGATGATGCAATGCTCATTCGGGGCCGCCCCGTCGTCGCTCGTCGTGCTTCCTGCGAATCGAGTTTTGCAATCGCTTCCGATTGCGAACATCATGGATAACAAGCCATTCGTGAATATTTTGCCGTTTGCGATGTGCATGAGCATGGCAAACCCCGCCGTCGCATCGGCGACAGCGGCCGCTTTCGGAGTCCTCACGCCGATGCCGTGCACTCCAATGACCGCAGCTCCGTGGGTGCCCGGTACGCCGACGGTGCTCGTGGGAAATATGCCCGCGCTCGATATGAATTCCAAATGCATGTGTTCGTATGGCGGTGTCATTTCGATTCTATCGCCCGGACAGTTCGTCGTACAAGCATGA